TGCTTTTACAAACTCTTAACATTAACTAAAAACTTTATAAAAGTCGGTAAAAAAAGGTAAACACTTTGCTCTAGTTTGTAATCGCTAAAACCATACAACCAAGAGGCTTATCATAGACTTGCTTTACTACTATAAACAAAATGCCTAAATCCTTATTAGGATTTAGGCATTTTGTTTACGTTGAATTTCTTCTGGGTCTTCATCATCTTTTACTTCGTTGTAGTATTGAACCCCGAATTGAGATCCCTCATCGACCATTTTTGTGTTTTCAATAGAGTCAAACTCAGGTACCCCTGCTTTTTCTACTGGTAAATCATTGTTATGTTCATTCTTTAATGATCCTTGTACTGATTCAGTTAATGATTTAGCTTTTTGTTTCACTTTTTCTCTTCGTTGTTCATCTTTAAGTAATAATGCTGCCGCTCCAGCACTTACTGCCCCAATAGTAGAATAAATAAAACGTTTCTTCATATTTTCATCTCCCTTTGTTTGTACTTGTAATCCTTTTCCCACAAAGGGTCGATTCTAAACAACTAGTTTACCTTAAATTTTCAGAGCATTCATCACTTGGTTATCAAGTTTGGCCGCAGCTCTATTATCATATGTTTTTTCGTATTCAGGTGCATTTGCAATCTTTGCTCCATAAAACATTACATCTCTTACTTCTTCTATTGTCAGTTCAATCATAGCAAGCTTTAAAGGAACACCTTCTATGTTATCCTTTTCAATAACAGCTTTTCCTTTTATCGCATAGGTAGAGTCATCAGTAATTAGGGTTATAACAATATAGGGATGGTTTCTTATGTTTTCTACGATTTTAGACCGATTATCAATTGCAAAACGTATGCAAAATGCTGATGGAGCGTACACCCAACTAATTGCATTAACCATAGGGGTAGCTGTTTCATAGTCGATGGTAGATAAGAGCACGTAGCGTTCACTCTGGAGTGTTTGATATTGTACTTCATTTAACTTTTTCTCAACTTGATTAGCCATCTTTCTCCCTCCTAAAAATAGAAAAATCAAATCGATTATACATGGACTATCTGTCTTGTTACTAAGAAATCATTCTACACTTAACTTATGGATGTAGTGAAAGAAACATTCGAAGGCAGTCCATAAACATGTTACAATATATAGGCAAAGGTACAAATTGAGGTGAGAAATATGCGAGTAAAATGTGTTTTGTGCGATTCTGTCGAAAAAATCGATAGCAATTGCTTGCAAGCGAAACGAATGAGAAACAGACGAATTCATACCTTTATGTGCTCAACTTGCCATGATCGAATTGAAGAAAAGACGAATGCTCGGAAATCTACAGGTAATTTCAAATTGTATCGTGAACCTGTAAAAGAACAGCATCTATCTTAATATTTGATACAAAAATGCTATTGATTTTATAAAAAGGGAGACTCTTTAAAATGAGTCTCCCTTTATTCATAGTTTGGAAATTTATGAGGTTCTTCTTGGATAGTGTCATTCATGCAATCAATTAATTCTATTGGGAAACGAAACTCTCTAGCTCCAGTTATAGTCTGGCAATGAACAAGATACATTTCTTCTTT
This genomic stretch from Pontibacillus yanchengensis harbors:
- a CDS encoding YlaI family protein, giving the protein MRVKCVLCDSVEKIDSNCLQAKRMRNRRIHTFMCSTCHDRIEEKTNARKSTGNFKLYREPVKEQHLS
- a CDS encoding pyridoxamine 5'-phosphate oxidase family protein; translated protein: MANQVEKKLNEVQYQTLQSERYVLLSTIDYETATPMVNAISWVYAPSAFCIRFAIDNRSKIVENIRNHPYIVITLITDDSTYAIKGKAVIEKDNIEGVPLKLAMIELTIEEVRDVMFYGAKIANAPEYEKTYDNRAAAKLDNQVMNALKI